The Apis cerana isolate GH-2021 linkage group LG2, AcerK_1.0, whole genome shotgun sequence genomic sequence AACAGGAAATTGCATACATATTTACTTGCATACGTCCTAGATCAACGAGCGCTCCCATATAAATTCAGATAAACAGTGCTCTtcatttaataacttaaaattccattgaataaaatgaatatcgttttaattcttctaccctgaaattttataattaggtTAGAGACTAAATTAGTTCAAAAcatatatgaattatgaaaCTTACCAATAGCATgcgatattcgaattattaataacgttAATATATTAGGATCAAAAGAAGTTTTATATCTGAAAACAACTAGATTTACGACGTAAtagattatcaaaaaatttgcattaaaaaaaaatttgaagagtatataatattgttatatcatgataatattatatatacatatacaatttacaattaatattataatattattttaatctgttacgatataattaagtaattaaaatgtatggCTCGTAATTGATGATTGTTATCATTTGcaagaataaaatgtattcgttaatataattaaatttaaacatttagaaTTAGATAAGAACTAACCTCATATGTGATATCAAAACTTCTGGACATAAATTCTAATTCctaattgaaacaaattttacagctgatgaatatatttatttcacatatattcctagattattttccattatgttatttttaagttttcaagattatttacatttaaagttAGATCAACTTGTCAAATTCGATAAAGTGCAAATAGGATCGCGCGCGAAGTGCAGAAACTGATTTTACAGGCTATCCATATGACGAATTAAATTGAGGATAACTGCGAATGTCAACTTACTTTGACTGCTTTTCGTGAATATTCATCAGGATTGTGAATGGATCGTTAAATCCAACAATTGTGGTGGACAAAgtgttttgttataaaatttttccactgAGTAATAAAGtaatgcattatattatattatagtcaaccaattaatttttcagtatttcgatttatgtttgatttatatagtttgtacttacatatgttttaaattttataaataattcattaaaatttaaatttttctttttattgataagaaatcgtttcgttatcaaaatattacgCAATTAGACAGtattgattgataaaaatatctatattgaaatattaaatgatcattaaatattttagttatttttaatgatatttttataacaaaactttaatttttcttttaattgaaattaatactaaacaatttttcttatatgatataaatatattcaatttacaataacaattacaaaagataaattataatttaataataaaataaaataaatataaaaataaaaataaaaataaagaattataatagattcaatttactttactttactttaattttaatttaaaaacttctttattttatgtaattaaaagtaaatgatgaaataaactaaaatattacaaaaatattatataaatagatgttCTTTTAGCttgataaaatacatatattcgcacatatacattttatatataaatttacaatatgtttataatcatagaaaatattcatattgtaatatacatattattatttatatattacttgttgataattattttataagtaaagataaaaattctatatttagaaggaaatttttctaaattatgtatcttttcttacttaattatttattttttttcactttaattattaaaatcaatcaaagttgtaactttcgattttttagataatatatttcaattttacgaatataacaattataataattataatattacataacttacgatttttattttattagttttcttatattttttcttataagtttaaatatcttataaaaatatatcacatagaatttttatattcaatttttctgctttatatgaataatgctATTAgtgtaatgaaaaatattatttttcatcatttcataaatgataaaatatatatgtcacatctataataaattttttttaattaatttttttaattaaaattcatctttcaagatatataagtatatgttACAACTTTTTGATgccttatatataatatatatatcaaatacatatagttattcttattaggagaaaaagaataacatCATAGACATCTATCGAACAAAAAGTCAActaaattagtaaaatatatatatacttaaaatttttcaaaaaaggaaatgtttaaaagaaaaagttattttataaaaaatttcaatagaaagtaaaataaattttttttctaaattataaatatattataattataatattatttgtaattatattaataaggtaattaaagaaaaaagatacatcattaaaaaaaagataatttaaaaaaaatttcctcccAAATAtagactttttatttttgtacgtatatataaaataatcaacaaaaatatatatataaataatatttaaattttttgtttatacaaTAAGagttaagattaattaaaaatcgatttgatattcgtaagaaataaacaatatatctttttaattatttattctctcttcattttaattattaaaatcaatcaaaaaagtaatttttcaaatcaatttttaatttatattttatatatatattataattctatattcattATGACATAGAGAGTGTTTATGTGGGATACCTTTGGATGGATTTTAgacattaaaatgataaaaaaattcatatacatatatgttcgataaaacttaattaacgagttataagcattttaagtttgtattagaataaaaatataaaaatataaagaaagacgGCGAAAAAACGAGAACACTGATTGTGTATTGCAATGTCGCTTGCGCAGCAGAGCTCcttaatgcaaataaatatattgatattttttattgattatttcaaattttattttattaattgattatttcaaatgaatttcagtgtaatataatataatgtacatattatgtaattccttatttaacaaaaatttatctcgaatAGGTTTTAGtaaattccaaaatattaatatatacaccACTTTATTAAATCCatagatgaattattatatgacaCTCAATCTGCctatttattgaaatcataGGAACAAATCAAAACACACTTAAGATTTCAGATTAGAAAGattgaatgtatttttttacacataaACTTAATTATCCTTACatgtacaaaattaatacttgaatcaatttgaaattcatagaCCAATTGaagcattaattaaaaaacctttgtttttttctattccatttaaattcaatgttttttattccaatatgAGATTAACTAAatagaaaagttaaaattcaatatttaaattttaatataatagtaatgccttatatccattaaaaaaaatcatatgagcagttttcttttttatgttattattacatatcagatatttttctttatgtactattcacattaatttctttgaatgaaattattatgattattattgtataattttatatgaaaattatttaattaaaattttattttaaacaaatattcaaatatacatttatgatTGCATGTAAGCCTACAACTACTTATCTATTGTTTCTATAAACACACCAttacattcaaaatatatcatgagtatgctaatccaaaaaaaacttttttataaattataataaatttaacactCTCAAAATGCCGAACTTAAGTATTCCACGGATACTTTCAATtcgcaaaatgaaaaaataaagtataaaacaaTCCTTAAAccgaaattataatgaatatcatTTTCTGTATTTATCATTACAATTTTCTCGAATTCAAAGAATCTATGGAATCGGCATTGCATTTATGACATTTTATAAATCCATCATAATCCatgaataaatagatttttaactaatttgtatattataatgaattaaattttcaaataagtgagtttaatttaattaattgatgttTCCTAATTTAAACTAATAtagattgtaatttattttttttttatttcaaatattatttattattcatacaagatgaaaagttttatattctttttttgtatcacaattttacattattcattttaaataatgaataaattcgatttatgatataatttgttaatttcacttaataaatatttagatattagatattatttcgatttgttCATTCATTGAGCTATATTTGCCGGCAATACATACATGGTACTACATACATGTGCTACTGTCACAGTATATATGCGCTCTATGATTGGCTaatgttttttgttaataattttattaataaaaatgaattattattattaacattaaacttaataatatatctaaaagaatggaatataaattattatatataaatacaattacataatttatatgtaattgtatAACCGAAGTATTTTGGGACATATCGCCAGCGATAAGAATAACAATGTGTAATATCTATTGTtttgcatattaaatataaagataagataaatattaaggtaaatattatttataaattaaaagtattaaactataaaaaaatcattatactgaatcttattatacaaattatataaagttacatttaattcataaatataaatatcaatttctaataaataaaaattcattttttatactttttgataattaaatcaatttattaaagtaaaatctttgttttttacATTGCTCCTAATATGTCCATATTCGCAGTTGTATCTTGTATGTTACTATGAGCTATTATATATTCTGATGCTGATATGTATATACCAACTAATAAGCCAATTATACttgctatataaatattccgttgaaaaataatatatgtagcTATACAAAGTCCAAAATATGTTGCATATCGTGCAATATTTTCTTGTTGTTTTCGGCCCAAAAGATcagaatctataatataaataattttttattatattataatatattataaatgtattataaatattaaaaatataattattaaatataattaattaaaaaaataattaatttattcttatgattatgtaaatacaatataatacttactaatacataaattatcctttttatGATATCCTTCTGCACATTTTATACACATATCTGGTCCATCACCTGTACAACCATCGCAGCTTTTATCACaatctaaattaaagaaaaaaaattaatcaaattacttttaaatatttctatatattttttataatttacctaAACATGTATATCCTCcttctttattaatacaaaattgatttttagaaCAATATTCATTACTTTTTATGCATTCATCAATGTCAAAGCAACCTTGTCCATCTAATATATACCATccttttgtacatttttcacaattttttggTCCTGGTCCTTTGCAAGATCCATCACAAGCAGCATGACAATGAGaacaaagtaatttattttcatctttgtaAGATTCATAAAATCCATTTGCACATTTAGAACAATTATTTCCTTCATAACCCTTATCACAGAAACATCCACCATTTCCTTTCCTAGTACCTGCTCCTTTACATTTACCATTATTGTTACAAATTCTATCTGGAAAACCTGGACACGGTGTACATTGCGGACCAAAATGATCTTTTGGACAACAACGTTTTGTCTGttgaatacaaatataatcataaatatctgGATAAATTTGTTGATGATTAAACCACCAATCTTCAATTTTACTCTCTAATTCTTCAGCTAAAACATGACATTGAGTTTCACCACGTTCTACTTCTTTACATAAATGTTcttgtatttctattaatctaGTTTCACTTTTTGAATATGAacctaatttattttcttcccaAGCACTATCACCACcatcaaatttttcacgacTTGTCCTTTCTATAccctatataataaaaaataaaataagtatattatttaagaatttaaatgtaattaataaatgtaattaaaatgaaattatactaattattattaaatttattttcatatgtattatgtttctatttaatacatataaacattaaatttgtacactaataaaaaaattttaatttcccattgttactttttttaattcaagataACTCATAAACTCacctttttaaaactattaattaaaattttacaagcagcgcataatggaaatttttgagCTTTCAATTCTTCATTTGAAGGTGTTTTATTAcactttacataaataaacatataaagtaaaataaaaaaacttaacaaacaagagaaaataacattattattttttcgcattattttataaaaacgtaCCGATTACAAACTTCTCGATATAAGCGAGTATAAGCATTCACTTGAAAACTTAAgataaacgattattaaaatagaaaatattaaatttctatgatttatattttataatatttttaacatcattatttcattaaatattcaataattaagaaatataaacaaaGTTATTCAGATTCTTTTAGATTAATAGTAACACagcaataaaacaaatattttgcaaaaatgaaCATGCGCATGtcataattaagaatattcaaCCAATCCAAAAATGACATTTGTAAGTTTTCTTTAACTTActaatttgaatgaatatattttgttttattatattactttaacattatttgataatataataatttaaatttgtatacattaatataaattacatttaagtaaaatataaatttattcaaaaattcattaattaatttgaataaaaaaaaagacatattatataaagacaaaattaaaaaaaagatattgaattaaagaaaattaaataaagaagatagaataatactgtatactatatatttaaattatattaaacgtaCTTTAATCTTCatctataaatgtatatacttTATGGCAAGATTAGTGACGTGTCTTGATTCGTGTCGGATTTATTAAGGTTAAAAATAaggaatgattttttaaatatattttattgaatatttaataaaaaaatgttgacaaaatttgaaacaaaatctGCTCGCGTAAAAGGATTATCTTTTCATCCAAAACGTCCGTGGGTTCTTGCaaggtaaataatatatacatgtttcttataatatttttttaagttattaaaataacttctTATTCGcagtattgtatatattataaaatgtttttaatttaagttattaaatgataacaaaaaaaaataaaaatatctatgatttttaatataataaaatattaaaaaatttttattcttaatataatataataataattattattattaaataataataattattaaataattattgttatttaataaagaattatatataaagttattttttttatattagttatattagttatattagtatgtatatatatatatatatagtatataaacttttttttgtgttatttaaatgatagatattttttctaaattatttttagaaaaaataaattttgattttcaaatatattatctgttATGTTATAGTTTGCACAATGGAGTTATTCAATTATGGGATTATCGTATGTGTactttattagataaatttgatGAACATGATGGACCAGTTCGTGGAATATGTTTCCACAATCAACAACCATTATTTGTATCTGGTGGAGATGATTATAAGATTAAAGTATGGAATTACAAACAAAGAAGATGTATCTTTACTTTATTAGGtcatttagattatattagaaCAACTGTATTTCATCAAGAATATCCATGGATTTTAAGTGCATCTGATGATCAAACTATTCGTATTTGGAACTGGCAAAGTCGCACTTGCATTTGTGTCTTAACTGGACATAATCATTATGTAATGTGTGCACAATTCCATCTTACTGAAGATATTATTGTATCAGCTTCTTTAGATCAAACAGTTAGAGTATGGGACATTTCTGgcttaagaaagaaaaatgtagctCCTGGACCAGGAGGATTAGaagatcatttaaaaaatcctgGTACCACAGATCTATTTGGTCAAGCTGATGCTGTTGTAAAACATGTTTTGGAAGGTCATGATAGAGGTGTTAATTGGGCATGTTTCCATCCAACATTACCATTGATTGTTTCTGGAGCTGATGATCGTCAAATTAAAATGTGGCGAATGAATGATGCTAAAGCTTGGGAAGTTGATACTTGCCGTGGACATTACAACAATGTTTCTTGTGTTTTATTCCATCCTAGACaagatttaattctttcaaattcagAAGATAAAAGTATTCGTGTTTGGGATATGTCTAAACGTACTTGTTTGCATACATTTAGAAGAGAACATGAAAGATTTTGGGTTCTTGCTGCACATCCTACCTTAAATCTTTTTGCTGCTGGTCATGATTCTGgaatgattattttcaaactaGAAAGAGAAAGACCTGCATATGCTGTATATGGAAATGttctttattatgtaaaagaaCGTTTTCTTAGAAAACTGGATTTTACTACTTCAAAAGATACGTCTGTTATGCAAATACGCGGAGGTGGAAAGACACCTCCTTATAGTATGTCATATAATCAAGCTGAAAATGCTGTTTTAATCTGTACAAGATCACctaataatgttgaaaatagCACTTatgatctatatataataccaCGTGAAGGTGATTCTAATACTGATGCTGATACAAAACGGGCTTCGGGTGTCACAGCTATTTGGGTTGCAAGAAATCGTTTTGCTGTGTTAGATAGAGCATATTCAGTATGTacttaaagagaaatattaattactttacaataacaaaaataattaaaaaataatatttaaattatttgttacagTTGgtcatcaaaaatttaaaaaatgaagttaCAAAAAAAGTGCAAATTCCAAACTgtgacgaaatattttatgctgGAACTGGAATGCTTCTTTTACGTGATGCTGATCAAGTAACACTCTTTGATGTTCAGCAAAAAAGAACATTAGCTgaagtaaaaatttctaaatgtcGATACGTCGTTTGGTCTAGCGATATGTCTCATGTTGCTTTACTTGCAAAACATActgttaatatttgtaatcgaCGATTAGAATCCTTATGTTCTGTACATGAAAACACTAGGGTAAAATCTGGAGCATGGGACGATTCTGGAGTGTTTATTTATACTACTAGTAATCATATCAAATATGCAATTAACAATGGTGATCATGGCATTATTCGTACTTTAGATCTCCCAATATATGTAACACGAGTCAAAGGCAATCAAGTTTACTGTTTAGATAGAGAATGCAGACCAAGAATTCTTCGAATAGATCCaactgaatataaatttaaattggctTTAATTAATAGGAAGTATGAGGAGGTTTTGCACATGGTTCGCAATGCAAATCTTGTTGGCCAATCTATAATTGCATATTTGCAACAGAAGGGATATCCCGAAGTTGCTTTACATTTCGTTAAAGATGAAAAGACTAGATTTGGTCTTGCACTCGAATGCGGAAATATCGAAGTCGCTCTAGAAGCTGCAAGATCGCTTGATCAAAAATCTTGTTGGGAGAGCTTAGCTCAAGCAGCTCTATTACAGGGCAA encodes the following:
- the LOC107994292 gene encoding cysteine-rich with EGF-like domain protein 2 — translated: MRKNNNVIFSCLLSFFILLYMFIYVKCNKTPSNEELKAQKFPLCAACKILINSFKKGIERTSREKFDGGDSAWEENKLGSYSKSETRLIEIQEHLCKEVERGETQCHVLAEELESKIEDWWFNHQQIYPDIYDYICIQQTKRCCPKDHFGPQCTPCPGFPDRICNNNGKCKGAGTRKGNGGCFCDKGYEGNNCSKCANGFYESYKDENKLLCSHCHAACDGSCKGPGPKNCEKCTKGWYILDGQGCFDIDECIKSNEYCSKNQFCINKEGGYTCLDCDKSCDGCTGDGPDMCIKCAEGYHKKDNLCINSDLLGRKQQENIARYATYFGLCIATYIIFQRNIYIASIIGLLVGIYISASEYIIAHSNIQDTTANMDILGAM
- the LOC107996626 gene encoding coatomer subunit alpha, producing the protein MLTKFETKSARVKGLSFHPKRPWVLASLHNGVIQLWDYRMCTLLDKFDEHDGPVRGICFHNQQPLFVSGGDDYKIKVWNYKQRRCIFTLLGHLDYIRTTVFHQEYPWILSASDDQTIRIWNWQSRTCICVLTGHNHYVMCAQFHLTEDIIVSASLDQTVRVWDISGLRKKNVAPGPGGLEDHLKNPGTTDLFGQADAVVKHVLEGHDRGVNWACFHPTLPLIVSGADDRQIKMWRMNDAKAWEVDTCRGHYNNVSCVLFHPRQDLILSNSEDKSIRVWDMSKRTCLHTFRREHERFWVLAAHPTLNLFAAGHDSGMIIFKLERERPAYAVYGNVLYYVKERFLRKLDFTTSKDTSVMQIRGGGKTPPYSMSYNQAENAVLICTRSPNNVENSTYDLYIIPREGDSNTDADTKRASGVTAIWVARNRFAVLDRAYSLVIKNLKNEVTKKVQIPNCDEIFYAGTGMLLLRDADQVTLFDVQQKRTLAEVKISKCRYVVWSSDMSHVALLAKHTVNICNRRLESLCSVHENTRVKSGAWDDSGVFIYTTSNHIKYAINNGDHGIIRTLDLPIYVTRVKGNQVYCLDRECRPRILRIDPTEYKFKLALINRKYEEVLHMVRNANLVGQSIIAYLQQKGYPEVALHFVKDEKTRFGLALECGNIEVALEAARSLDQKSCWESLAQAALLQGNHQVVEMCYQRTKNFEKLAFLYLITGNLEKLRKMIKIAEIRKDISGQYQGSLLLGDIYERAKILRNSGQASLAYVTEKIHGISSPEDDIQYSSMSEELSALEKGAEYLRPPVPIQQAENNWPLLTVSKGFFEGAMMSRGKSQVAAALAPEDDNAEPAEGWGNDEELGIDDEEGVENENVPEGEDTAGWDVEEVDLPPELETTTVVVEDGYYSPPTKGISPTQHWVNNSQLVVDHILAGSFETAFRLLNDQIGVVEFEAYQSLFMNTFVRAKTSFASLPNIPSLYGYPQRNWKDTSPKSGLPAVGLHLTDLVQRLQICYHLTTGGKFPEAIEKLQAILLSVSLLVVDTRQDIVEAQQLIQICREYILGLKMETERKNLPKATLAEQKRICEMAAYFTHCNLQPVHQILTLRIAVNMFFKLKNYKTAASFARRLLELGPKPELAQQVRKILQACDKNPIDEHQLVYDEHNPFSLCASTYVPIYRGKPEVKCPLCGATYLPQFKDTICKVCEVALIGKQCMGLRISPIQLR